The region ATCGTGCTGGCCGCGCTGGGCTTCGGCCTGTTTGGCCTGCGCCAGTCGTCGGTGGTGCGCGCCGGGCAGGCGCCGCTGATCATGACGTCGATTTTCCAGCGGCCTGCGTACACGGCCGGGCTGGCCGGCATTGCCCTGTTCTTTTGTTCGCTCGTCGGCATGCAGCTGGTGCTGACGCTGTTTCTGCAGATCGGACATGGATTGACGGCGGGCGAAGCAAGTATTGCCAATCTGCCATTCGCTATCGGCACGGCATGCGGCGCCACCTTGAGCGGCGCCGTCCTGGCGGCGCGTTTCGGACGCCGGGTGCTGCAACTGGGCGCCGGCGTCCAGCTTGCCGGCGTGGCGCTGCTGCAATATGAACTGGGCAATACGGCGGCCTTTTCCGCATGGCATGTAGTGCCAGGCATGCTGGTCTGCGGTATCGGCGCCGGCCTGGTGATTGCCGCCCTCTTCAGCATCATCCTTGCGTCCCTGGACGACAGGCAGATAGGCTCGGGTTCCGGCGTTCTGTCTGCCGTGCAATCGATTGCCGCCTCGATCGGCGTGGCCGTGTTCAGCGGCGCATTCTTTGCCGCGCATCCCGCCGTGACGCCAGGCCGGGCTTTGAGCGCCGCGCTGGCGATCCAGGCCGTCATACTCGTCGCCTTTATGGGCGTGACCTTATTTTTCCCCACTGCCGCAAAATCAGAACTCGAGGTAAACCATGCATGACCAGCAAGCAACAATTGAATCATTCGCCCCCGAAGACCCGCGCGGCATGCACATCGCCGGCGATGTCATCGGTCGCCAGCTGCAGGACATCGCGATCCTGACGCGCGAAACGGCGCAGCGCCTGAGCACCGCGCTCGGCATTAACCAGACCGATATGGCGTTGATGGAGCAGCTGATCAGCAACGGTCCCCTCGCTCCGAATGAACTGGCCGCGCGCCTTGCCGTCACGACGGCCGGCGTCACGCTCGTCATCGACCGCCTGGAGCGTGCCGGCCACGTGACGCGCGAACGCCAGCAGGACGACAAGCGCCGCGTGCTCGTGCATCCGGTGCAGGCATCGGTGGCGCAGACGTACCGGCATATCGCGCCGATGCTCGATGGACTGGACGCGGTGCTGAGCGCCTTGTCCGCGGGCGAGCGCACGACGATAGAGCATTTTCTCCAGCAAGTGATTACGGTTTACCAGACCACGTTGCCAACGGCAGCAGAAAAGAAGAATAAATGAAGAACAAGCGAAAAATCCTGATAACGGGTGCAAGTGTCGCCGGCCCCACGCTGGCTTTCTGGCTGGCGCGCCAGGGCATGGAGGTGACGGTCGTCGAACGCGCGCCCGAGTTTCGCGATGGCGGGCAAACGATCGACGTGCGCGGCGCCGGCAAGGTGGTGGCGCAGCGGATGGGACTCGAGAGCGCCATCCGCGCCAAAAGCACGCATGAGGATGGGATCAGGTTTGTCGACGAGCATGATCGCACCAGGGCGGAAATCGGCATCGGGGCGTTCGAGGGCAACGGGCCGGTGGCCGAGCTTGAAATCCTGCGCGGGGAACTGGCCAAGCTGCTGATCGAGCATGGCCGTCAGCAGGTGAACTACCGCTTTGGCGACAGTATCGCTGCGCTCGAGGAGCTGCCCGACGGCGTCGAGGTGCGCTTCGAACACGGC is a window of Janthinobacterium sp. 1_2014MBL_MicDiv DNA encoding:
- a CDS encoding MFS transporter, with the protein product MDLAASTIVNVGGPALISSLGASPAQMQWVIGAYALALGAGLVLGGRLGDRFGRRNMFLTGLAAFTVASLFCAVAPTIAMLIAFRLLQGLAGAMLLPQGLGLLRENYSGPDLAKVFGIFGPILGLAGILGPVLGGMLLELNLFGLGWRAVFLINIPVGIACFLVAWRYLPHRPGDCSVDIDVAGASLLVLSSVLLVLPLGEAGAWPGWGWPCIVLAALGFGLFGLRQSSVVRAGQAPLIMTSIFQRPAYTAGLAGIALFFCSLVGMQLVLTLFLQIGHGLTAGEASIANLPFAIGTACGATLSGAVLAARFGRRVLQLGAGVQLAGVALLQYELGNTAAFSAWHVVPGMLVCGIGAGLVIAALFSIILASLDDRQIGSGSGVLSAVQSIAASIGVAVFSGAFFAAHPAVTPGRALSAALAIQAVILVAFMGVTLFFPTAAKSELEVNHA
- a CDS encoding MarR family winged helix-turn-helix transcriptional regulator — protein: MHDQQATIESFAPEDPRGMHIAGDVIGRQLQDIAILTRETAQRLSTALGINQTDMALMEQLISNGPLAPNELAARLAVTTAGVTLVIDRLERAGHVTRERQQDDKRRVLVHPVQASVAQTYRHIAPMLDGLDAVLSALSAGERTTIEHFLQQVITVYQTTLPTAAEKKNK